Below is a genomic region from Thermococcus sp..
TTCAGCCACCGCTCGGCCGAGGCGAAGGAGGTTCACGTTGACACTCTCAACAGACTCAAGGCTTTCCTTGAGGCCGATAGGGGCGAGATAATCCTCTTCCCCAGCTCCGGGACGGGCTTCATGGAGGCCGCTGTGAGGAACACGATACCCCGGGGAGGAAAGGTTCTGGTTACCACGATAGGGGCATTCGGCAACAGGTTCATGGATGTAGTTGAGACCAACGGCAGAAAAGCCGTTGTCCTTGAGAAAGAGCCGGGCTACGCCATCAAGCCGGAGGAGCTCGACGAGGCTTTGAGGAAGAACCCCGATGTACACGCGGTGACGATAACATACAACGAGACCTCTACCGGTGTGCTGAACCCGCTTCCTGAGCTGGCCAAGGTCGTCCACGAGCACGACAAGCTCCTCTTCGTCGATGCGGTCTCGGCGATGGGTGGTGCGGACATAAAGTTTGACGAGTGGGGTATTGACCTCGTCTTCGGGAGCAGCCAGAAGGCCTTTGGAGTGCCGCCGGGATTAGCGGTAGCAGCTGTCAGCGAGCGCGTCTTTGAGATAGCGGAGAAGATGCCCGAACGCGGTTGGTACTTCGACCTCCCGCTCTACAAGAAGTTCAACGAAAAGAAGAAGGGAACGCCCTCAACGCCGCCGCTCCCGCAGATATTCGGCCTCAACGTCGTTCTCCGCATAGTGGAGAAGATGGGCGGAAAGGAGAAATGGCTCGACATGTACAGGAAGAGGAGCGAGATGATACGGAACGGCGTCAGGGAGATGGGCCTCGGAATCCTCGCCGAGCCCGGCTACGAGAGCCCGACCATTACAGCGGTCGTGGTTCCCGAGGGGATGAAGGGCGTCGATGTCTACAACGCGATGCGCGAGCGCGGCTTCGAATTGGCCAAAGGCTACGGAAGCGTTGCCGAAAAGACCTTCCGCATAGGGAACATGGGGTACATGACATTCGAGGACATCGAGGAGATGCTCGCCAACCTCCGTGAGGTCGTGAAAAAGCTTAAGGGCTGACCTCCCTTATCTTTTAATCAAGTGAGGTACATGATTTCAAAAAAATGGATCGCCGCATGGCTCGTTCTGAACTTCTTCGTCTTCTGGAGCGTCGGTCTCTACACGAGCGGATATTCCCTCGAAGGCTACCTGCCCTGGGAGAGCAAAGACGCCCCTACTTACAGCCCCATAGTGTATGCGCTACCCGATGACACGCCCGACGGGATGCTCTACATGGTGGACAGGGACGGGAACATATACTACTACATAGTCTGGGAAGATGAACATTTCAGCAACCGGCTGATAGACGAGCTCTACCGCTTCTTCAGGGCCTTGGTATACGGGGGGGCTACACAGGATATAGAGGTGGTCAAGGTTTTTCCGGAGAACAGAACCGTCTACTTCCAGACCTATGAACACACCGACGTGTGGGTCACCGTAAACCCCGACGGGACGTGCCTGTGGCCGGAGGGGAACGTGGAAGTCCCGAACTGTGCCGAAAACGGCACCCACATCAAGGTGTATTCTGTAACGTGGAACCACATGCTCTCGATTATTCCAGAAAACGGAACGGTGCGAACAACGCTGCCCCTGAAGCGCATGAGCCCAACGGACTACTTTATCCTCGGGATGTTCAGAAGGACTCAGATGACAATAGCGGGAGTGACGGTAGACTCGATAGTGATCGGTCTCCTCGTGACCCTGGCGTTCAATGTGTTCCTCTACGTTGCCTGGCGTCTCGGCTACCTGAACCGGGAGAGCCAAACCAGAATACTGCGGGAGCTCAAGAAAGTGATAAAACCCGAAAGAAGCAGAAAAGAATGATCACAGGAGGACTTCGAGGTTTCCGTCTTTTACCCTGTACACCCTGTTTATGCTCTTCTTCCCGGTTCTCCAGTCCCTCTTGAGCTCGACCACGATGTCAAACTTGTCGAAAGTCTCGCCACTTATCCTGAGCCAGTGCTTCACCTCATCCTTTATGTCGTCTGTAAGGGCAAGGGAGGTGACTATGAAGGCGTAGTTGTCTATGAGCTCGCGGAAGACCCTTGCAACGTCAATAGTGTGGATTGTATCGATGACGACGTAGTCCGGGTTTATGGCCTTTATCTTGGCTATCACGTCGGAGGTACGTCTTTCAAGGGACTGGTTGTCAAACTGGGTGTCTATGACAACGATGTTGGGCTTAAAGGGCTTGAACTCGCCGTAGGCGGTGATGACCGCGACCTTCCAGTCGTCGGGAACAAAGTGCATCAGAGCCTCCACGAGCTTCGTCTTCCCGGAGCGGCTTGAGCCAACGATCAGAATGTCTTCTTTATCCAGAACCGCCTTTTTGAGGAGGTCAAGCTGTCCTTCCCTCGCGGCACCGTAGCGTATGAGATCCTCCGGTGTGAATATGTACACTCCCATGCTTTACCACCATACAAAGTTCTCGGCTGGCGTTATAACGCTATCGCCGGAGGGCGTTGATAAATGTCAATTAGCGATTAAAATGTTGTCGATTGTTCAAAAATAGTTGCGACTTAATGTCATATTTTGCCCAAAATCCAAAAGTTTTTGCATAAAGGTCATAAAGGAGAAAATCGGTGACAAAAATCAGGTGATGTATATGAACGCTCTCCAAATTGTGACCAGAAAAATTGAACCAATAATGGAAATTCAGACGAAAGTCATTGACTATATGACAAGGTACATGGTGAGCAGGGGCTTCAAGTGGCTACTCCCTGTGATGCTCAGCTCGATAACCGATCCCCTGTGGCCGGATCCCGCCGCTGAAGAAGCCCTAAAGCCTCCAGAAGTCGAAGTTTACGGCTCAAGGCTGAGGCTGACCCACAGCATGATACTGCACAAACAGATGGCAATAGCCATGGGGATCGACAGGCTCTTCATCCTCTCGCCGAACGTGAGGCTTGAGGGGAGGAGTGCCGACGACGGAAGACACGCCTACGAGTTCACCCAGCTCGACTTCGAGATAGCCTACGCAAGCATGGACGACGTGATGGGCCTCATCGAGGGACTTATCAGCGGTCTATTCAAAGAGGCGAGAAGCTGGGGGCTCGAAAGAGAGGTTCCGAAGGTCAGGACACCCTTCAAGCGCTTCACCCTGGAGGAGATAAAAGAGGAGTTCGGAGATGAAGAAGAGGCGAGCAAAACCATGAAAGAACCCTTCTGGGTACTCGATATTAAGAGAGAGTTCTACGACAGGGAAGACCCCGAGAGGCCGGGCCACTTCAGAAACTATGATCTATACCTTCCGGAGGGCTACGGCGAAGTGTCGAGCGGCGGCGAGAGGGAGTGGGAGTATGAGGTCATCGTCAGGAAGATGATGGAAGCAGGGATAAGCCTCGACGCCTTCAGACCGTATCTGGAGGTGGCCAAGGCGGGTCTCCTGAGACCGAGCGCGGGAGCAGGAATCGGAGTCGAGCGCTTGGTCCGCTACATGGTCGGGGCGAAGCACATAGCCGAAGTTCAACCATTCCCGAGGATTCCAGGCGTTCCGGCGGTTATCTAATCCCTTTTTTAAATGTCCGACGGAAGGCCTCAGACGGCCCCTGAGAAGTCCACACCCATTCAGGAAAGAAAGGAGATCAGGAAGAAAACAGGTCAAGGGCCCTGCTGGCCTCTTCAACCGCCTTGCCGACCTTCAGCTCCATTCCAAGGGCGTTGGTTACCGTCCCTTCCTTCGCCGCCCAGAGGCCGGCAGGGAGCACCAGCACATCGCCCGACAGCTCCTTCTCCGTCCTTCCGATGACAACGTAGGCTTCAGCCTCGGGTATTCCGGTTATCCCGGCTTTTATGAGCCCCGCCGCGTTAACGCCCGGATAAAGTATCAGAGTCGGGACATCGAGCGGTTCTCCCCCCTCAAGTATCGCAACGTCATAGTCTTCATCAACGATTTCCTTGCCCCTCAGGAGTATCTTGAGCAGCGGGTACTTCTCAACGTCCGCCTTCAGGAGAACGCGCCTAGCATTCTTTATGTCCTCCAGCGTGGCAGTTGAGATGCCCCCACTTACGGTTGAACCTATTGGAACGCCCGTCTTCTCCGCAAAGGCCTTGAAGAAGGCTATCTCCTCGTTCGTCAGCTCCGGGGTGAGGATTAACGCGTAGTCCCTATCCGCTATGAACTTCCTGGCCTCCTCCCAGCTCACCGGTTCGCCGTTGAGGAGCGGCTGAGTTAGGTCTTCGGCCCACGGCCTGGCGAAGCGACAGACGTCGCAGAGGTGGCCGTTCCATGAGCTTTCCACCCTCGAAGCCCTCACGAGCATGCCGTCGTAAACCTCGACGTTCATCTCGCACGCAAAGCTACACCCGTTGCAGACCGTCTTTACCGGCCTCGTCTTCCAGGGCCCGGGCTTGACGAAGGGGAGCTTCTCGGTTATTGCCCCAACCGGACATAGGTCTATCATCTCCCCGATGAACCTGCCGTCCATATCCCCGAGGCTCTCCCCGAGCGGCGGCGAGATTCTCGTCTTAAATCCGCGGAACAGGTAGTCGAGGACTCCCTCTCCAGCGACCTCGTGGGTGAAGTTGACGCACTGGCCGCAGAGGACGCACTTGTTGTTGTCGAGCGTCACCCATGGGTGGCTCTCGTCGATTTCGAACTTGTTCTGCTCCCCCTCAAAGGCGTACTGTTCGGCACCGTAGAGCGTGGCGTACTCCCTAAGCTTGCACCTGAAGACCTCCATACAGCCGCAGCTCATGCACCGCCTGGCCTCTTCGAGGACCTGCTCCTCGGTTAAGGCCGGCTCGACCTCCTCAAAGGTTCTCTTCCTCCTTTCAGGATCGAGGAGCTTCACCTTAGCCCTCGGCTTCCTCTCAATATCCTCATAGTCCTTCTCCGTCACCTTCTTCCAGTGGTTGTAGGGCCTGAGGTCGAAGAGAACCCTGTACAGGTCGTCATCGCTTAAGACTTCCCCGATGTGCTTCTCCGGCTCGGTGAGGACTTCCCTGGCCTTCTCCAGCTTGCCTTTGAGGTAGAGGTCTATCATTATCGCGGCCCTTCTTCCGGTGGCTATGCTCTCGATGACCGTTGAAGGCCCGAGGACGAGGTCTCCGCCGGCGAAAACTCCGGGAACGCTCGTCTGGAGCGTCACCTCATCAACGAGAGCCTTACCGCGCCTCGCCTCGATGCCGAGGCTCTTGAGGAACTCCTCGTCGCAGTACTGGCCTATGGCGAGGATGACGTTGTCGGCCCTGACGCGGAACTCCGAGCCCTCTATAGGTATCGGCCTCCTCCTTCCGCTGGAATCGGGCTCGCCAAGGCGCATCTTTATGAGTTCAACCTCCTCGACCTTCCCGTCGCCGAGAATCTTTACCGGGTTCGTCAGGAACATGAACTCCACGCCTTCCTCCATCGCTTCCTCCACTTCCCTCTCGTTGGCAGGCACCTCGGCCTTCGAGCGGCGGTAAACAACGGTAACCTTCGCACCGAGCCTCAGAGCCGTCCTTGCGACGTCCATCGCGGTGTTTCCGCCACCAACGACTATGACGCGCTCCCCCAGCTCGACCTTTTCGCCGGTGTTGACCTTTCTGAGGAACTCTATGCCGTGCATCACTCCCTCAAGCTCCTCGCCCGGAATCCCCATCTTTCTGCTTCTCCACGCGCCGACGCCGAGGAAAACCGCGTCGTACTTTTCGCGGAGCTCCTCAAGGGTTACGTCCCTTCCGAGGGCGGTGTTGGTCTTCACCTCGATTCCCGTGTTGATCACGGTCGCTATGTCTTTATCGAGCACGTCCCTCGGGAGCCTGTAGGGCGGTATTCCGTAGCGCATCATGCCGCCGAGCTCGGGCATCGCCTCTATTATGGTAACCTCGTGCCCCATGGTCCTGAGGTAGTAGGCGCAGGCAAGGCCGGCTGGCCCGCCACCGACGACGGCTATCCTTTTTCCGGTCGAGGGCGGAATCTCGGGCATCCACGGGCCGTGCTCAAGGTCGTAGTCCGCCGCGTACCTCTTCAGCTGCCTTATCGCGAGGGGCTCCTCCACGAGGTTTCTCCGGCAGGCGTCCTCACAGAAGGCCGGACAGACCCTCCCGAGAACCGCCGGGAGGATGTACTTCTCCTTCATCAGCTTGACCGCCTCGTGGTACTTGCCCATCGCTATGAGCGCGAGATATCCTTGCACGTCGCTGTGGGCCGGACAGCCGTCTTGGCACGGCCCGATGCAGTCGCCGTAGTGGTCGGAGAGGATGAGTTCAAGCGCGGTCTTTCTCATTGAAACAACTTCATCGCTGAGGGTCTCTAACTCAAGCCCCTCCATCGGCTTGAGGGTACAAGAGGTGGTGACGCCCCTCTTGGTGGAGACGAGGCAGAGCCTGCAGGAGCCGTAGGGGTCAAGCTCGTTCGTGTAGCAGAAGCCGGGGACGTGCTCCCCAATCTCACGGAGGAAGTCTATGAGCGGCTTCCCCTCCGGGGCGTCGAGTTCCTTACCGTTGACTATGATCTTGACCATTTCACTCACCCCCTGCATCGACTATCTCTATGGCGTTGAACCGGCACACCTCGTAGCAGGTTCCGCACTTGATGCACTCCTCCTGGTTGATAACGTGGGGCCTGAGCCTCTCGCCGCTGATGGCCTTGACAGGGCAGAATATGGCACACGCCGTACAGCCGGTGCACCTGTCGGTTATTATGACGTACCTGATGAGCGGCTTGCAGACCTTGGCTGGGCATTTTCCTTGGATATGGGCAAGGTATTCGTCCCTGAAGTAGCGGAGCGTCGTCAGAACGGGATTCGGGGCAGTCTGCCCGAGGCCGCAGAGCGAACCGGCTTTGACCTGGTATGCCAGCCTTTCGAGCTTCTCAAGGTCTTCCTCCGTTGCTTCGCCCTTCGTGAACTTGTCCAGAATCTCCCACATCCTCTTCGTTCCAAGGCGGCAGAAGGTGCACTTTCCGCAGGACTCCTTGACCGTGAAGTCGAGGAAGAACTTCGCCACATCGACCATACATGTGTCCTCGTCCATAACGACCATTCCGCCGCTTCCCATTATCGCCCCGGTGGCGTTCACGCTCTCGTAGTCAACGGGTGTGTCGAATAAGTACTCGGGGATGCACCCGCCGGACGGACCGCCGAGCTGGACGGCTTTAATCCTCTTGCCGGTCTTGGTTCCCCCGCCTATCTCGTAGAGTATCTCCCTCAGCGTCATGCCCATCGGAACCTCGACGTTTCCGCCGTGCTTTATCTTGCCCGACAGGGCGAAGACCTTGGTGCCCTTGCTCTTCTCGGTTCCTATCGAGGCGTAGGCCTTCCAGCCGTGTTTGATTATCCAGGGCACGTTCGCCCAGGTCTCAACGTTGTTGATGTTTGTCGGCTTGCCCCAGAGGCCCTTTTGAGCGGGGTAAGGTGGCCTCGGCCTCGGCATTCCTCTCTTCCCCTCTATCGAGGCTATCAATGCCGTCTCCTCGCCGCAGACAAAGGCTCCGGCACCTTCCTTGATGACGATGTCAAAGGAGAACCCGCTTCCGAGGATGTTCTCGCCGAGGAAGCCCCTTTCGCGGGCCTGCTTCAGCGCTATCTTGAGGCGCCTTATGGCGAGCGGGTACTCGGCGCGGACGTAGATAAAGCCCTTGGTTGCCCCAATCGCGTAGGCACCGATTATCATGCCCTCGATTACCCTGTGCGGGTCGCCCTCAAGGACGTTCCTGTCCATGAATGCCCCGGGGTCGCCCTCGTCGGCGTTGCAGACGATGTACTTCTCGTCGCCCTTTGCCTGCCTTGCAAACTTCCACTTCAGCCCCGTCGGGAATCCGGCACCGCCCCTCCCCCTGAGGCCGGACTTCATTATGACGTCTATTATCTCCTCGGGCTCCATCTGGAGGGCCTTCCTGAGGGCCTCGTAGCCACCAGCTTGGATGTACTCGTCTATGTTCTCCGGGTCTATGTAGCCGGAGTTTTCGAGCACTATCTTCCTCTGCTTGGCGAAGTAGCCGTCAACGTCCCACGTCTTCCTCTCGCCGTTCTCCCACCAGTCGCGCTTGACTATCCATTCCTCGACCGGCTTTCCGTTGATAACGTGCTCCTCGATGATTCTCGGAACCTTCTTGGGGTCAACGTGACCGTAGGTGATTATCTCATCATCGGTGATGATGTCCACGAGGGGCTCGCGGTAGCACATACCTACACAGCCGACTATCTTGAGCCTGATGTCAAGGCCTCTCTTCTCAAGCTCGGCCTTTATGGCCTCGTAGGTTTCCCTCGCGCCGGCAGCTATTCCACAGGAGTTCATGCCGACGGCGATGGCTTTAATTTCAGACATCGAGCTTCCCCTCCTTGAGATTTCTCATCAGCTTCCTGACCTTGTCGGGCGTGAGCTTGCCGAAGACCTTGTCGTTTATCATTATGACCGGGGCCAAACTGCAGCATCCGAGGCACGCTACGCGCTCCAGCGTCACGAGGCCGTCCTCAGTTGTCTGACCTTCTTCTATGCCTAGCTCTTCCGTTATCGCCTGGGATATGTTCACGGCGCCGTTTACATGGCAGGCTGTCCCGTGGCAGATTTTGACGACGTACTTCCCGAGGGGCTCGAAGCGGAACTGGGCGTAGAAGGTCGCCACGCCGTAGACCCTGCTGAGAGGAACACCTAAGTAGTTCGCTATCTCCTCAAGGGCCTCCCTGGGGAGGTAGCCAAACTTTTCCTGAGTTCGCTGGAGAAGGGGAATCAGCGAGCTCGGTTCCGGAGGGTAAGAGCGGATATAACCGAGGGAGGATTCCATTTTGCATCACCGCA
It encodes:
- a CDS encoding alanine--glyoxylate aminotransferase family protein, which gives rise to MELRFDMQYEDAYREVYELVKPKYKLFTAGPVACFPEVLAIMSVQMFSHRSAEAKEVHVDTLNRLKAFLEADRGEIILFPSSGTGFMEAAVRNTIPRGGKVLVTTIGAFGNRFMDVVETNGRKAVVLEKEPGYAIKPEELDEALRKNPDVHAVTITYNETSTGVLNPLPELAKVVHEHDKLLFVDAVSAMGGADIKFDEWGIDLVFGSSQKAFGVPPGLAVAAVSERVFEIAEKMPERGWYFDLPLYKKFNEKKKGTPSTPPLPQIFGLNVVLRIVEKMGGKEKWLDMYRKRSEMIRNGVREMGLGILAEPGYESPTITAVVVPEGMKGVDVYNAMRERGFELAKGYGSVAEKTFRIGNMGYMTFEDIEEMLANLREVVKKLKG
- a CDS encoding ATPase; translation: MGVYIFTPEDLIRYGAAREGQLDLLKKAVLDKEDILIVGSSRSGKTKLVEALMHFVPDDWKVAVITAYGEFKPFKPNIVVIDTQFDNQSLERRTSDVIAKIKAINPDYVVIDTIHTIDVARVFRELIDNYAFIVTSLALTDDIKDEVKHWLRISGETFDKFDIVVELKRDWRTGKKSINRVYRVKDGNLEVLL
- a CDS encoding asparagine synthetase A, encoding MYMNALQIVTRKIEPIMEIQTKVIDYMTRYMVSRGFKWLLPVMLSSITDPLWPDPAAEEALKPPEVEVYGSRLRLTHSMILHKQMAIAMGIDRLFILSPNVRLEGRSADDGRHAYEFTQLDFEIAYASMDDVMGLIEGLISGLFKEARSWGLEREVPKVRTPFKRFTLEEIKEEFGDEEEASKTMKEPFWVLDIKREFYDREDPERPGHFRNYDLYLPEGYGEVSSGGEREWEYEVIVRKMMEAGISLDAFRPYLEVAKAGLLRPSAGAGIGVERLVRYMVGAKHIAEVQPFPRIPGVPAVI
- a CDS encoding NAD(P)-binding protein — encoded protein: MVKIIVNGKELDAPEGKPLIDFLREIGEHVPGFCYTNELDPYGSCRLCLVSTKRGVTTSCTLKPMEGLELETLSDEVVSMRKTALELILSDHYGDCIGPCQDGCPAHSDVQGYLALIAMGKYHEAVKLMKEKYILPAVLGRVCPAFCEDACRRNLVEEPLAIRQLKRYAADYDLEHGPWMPEIPPSTGKRIAVVGGGPAGLACAYYLRTMGHEVTIIEAMPELGGMMRYGIPPYRLPRDVLDKDIATVINTGIEVKTNTALGRDVTLEELREKYDAVFLGVGAWRSRKMGIPGEELEGVMHGIEFLRKVNTGEKVELGERVIVVGGGNTAMDVARTALRLGAKVTVVYRRSKAEVPANEREVEEAMEEGVEFMFLTNPVKILGDGKVEEVELIKMRLGEPDSSGRRRPIPIEGSEFRVRADNVILAIGQYCDEEFLKSLGIEARRGKALVDEVTLQTSVPGVFAGGDLVLGPSTVIESIATGRRAAIMIDLYLKGKLEKAREVLTEPEKHIGEVLSDDDLYRVLFDLRPYNHWKKVTEKDYEDIERKPRAKVKLLDPERRKRTFEEVEPALTEEQVLEEARRCMSCGCMEVFRCKLREYATLYGAEQYAFEGEQNKFEIDESHPWVTLDNNKCVLCGQCVNFTHEVAGEGVLDYLFRGFKTRISPPLGESLGDMDGRFIGEMIDLCPVGAITEKLPFVKPGPWKTRPVKTVCNGCSFACEMNVEVYDGMLVRASRVESSWNGHLCDVCRFARPWAEDLTQPLLNGEPVSWEEARKFIADRDYALILTPELTNEEIAFFKAFAEKTGVPIGSTVSGGISTATLEDIKNARRVLLKADVEKYPLLKILLRGKEIVDEDYDVAILEGGEPLDVPTLILYPGVNAAGLIKAGITGIPEAEAYVVIGRTEKELSGDVLVLPAGLWAAKEGTVTNALGMELKVGKAVEEASRALDLFSS
- the nuoF gene encoding NADH-quinone oxidoreductase subunit NuoF; the encoded protein is MSEIKAIAVGMNSCGIAAGARETYEAIKAELEKRGLDIRLKIVGCVGMCYREPLVDIITDDEIITYGHVDPKKVPRIIEEHVINGKPVEEWIVKRDWWENGERKTWDVDGYFAKQRKIVLENSGYIDPENIDEYIQAGGYEALRKALQMEPEEIIDVIMKSGLRGRGGAGFPTGLKWKFARQAKGDEKYIVCNADEGDPGAFMDRNVLEGDPHRVIEGMIIGAYAIGATKGFIYVRAEYPLAIRRLKIALKQARERGFLGENILGSGFSFDIVIKEGAGAFVCGEETALIASIEGKRGMPRPRPPYPAQKGLWGKPTNINNVETWANVPWIIKHGWKAYASIGTEKSKGTKVFALSGKIKHGGNVEVPMGMTLREILYEIGGGTKTGKRIKAVQLGGPSGGCIPEYLFDTPVDYESVNATGAIMGSGGMVVMDEDTCMVDVAKFFLDFTVKESCGKCTFCRLGTKRMWEILDKFTKGEATEEDLEKLERLAYQVKAGSLCGLGQTAPNPVLTTLRYFRDEYLAHIQGKCPAKVCKPLIRYVIITDRCTGCTACAIFCPVKAISGERLRPHVINQEECIKCGTCYEVCRFNAIEIVDAGGE
- the nuoE gene encoding NADH-quinone oxidoreductase subunit NuoE; translated protein: MESSLGYIRSYPPEPSSLIPLLQRTQEKFGYLPREALEEIANYLGVPLSRVYGVATFYAQFRFEPLGKYVVKICHGTACHVNGAVNISQAITEELGIEEGQTTEDGLVTLERVACLGCCSLAPVIMINDKVFGKLTPDKVRKLMRNLKEGKLDV